From Nicotiana tabacum cultivar K326 chromosome 20, ASM71507v2, whole genome shotgun sequence, one genomic window encodes:
- the LOC142174399 gene encoding uncharacterized protein LOC142174399, with amino-acid sequence MGSIGDPPTVTSSSTASSTVEPSHPLYLYHSDSPRTILVTKSFNGTGYGGWRKSILIGLSCKNKLGIINGTFAKPNENSPLYKTWCRCNDMVTTWILNNLETEIRESVMYTKSAQKLWKEIEQRYGKPHGTKVFQIRKELASISQGASNIASYFNRIKKLWDELAYSISYPECTCGCKEAFQKLEEEQKVHQFLMGLNESYFGARRNILLMKLLSNIDSVYAMLIEAESQVELQPSNSTFNSDSASFFSSIQKSYPMRVHFESSKVNFESSKKGNTNMVGRYCKKPGHSIDKCYKLHEYPPNPGPKFKRTVACAQVTNPTLAVAPDSHSREGAKAVPIEIGGNILSKEQYKQLVYLLQLSKLTSTPQDLASAFANFAGLLATTDFSKCAFPKLEDSLWIIDSGATNHMTPHKSLVTNIKPFPLPYLITLSNGYKVKSPFLKKSLVLGKLQKCNGLYIMQTKEFGNFVFFASSSVNTIPASMNDMNKSNFHFYPSVLTTSHSILPAFGACAVSNLYVDHVLHLRLGLVPFAKLKHIPYLSVPKPYRDKFKSRTIPAVFIGYSVGKKAYKLLNLFTYAIFHSRDVVFHEHIFPYSDSSSSHLFPPPVPSSSIPTSPSPPPPSSPSSSSAPPTYDFSPSSSSFQSPSSISSGPIFYPPLRRSSRPTQTPVYLKDYICTSVSEAMIKEFQALKANNTWSIVPLPSEKKAIPCKWMYKIKQRADGSIERYKARLVIRGYTQQEGVDFTETFSPVVKLTTVRCLLTVVIKRNWVVFQLDVNNIFLHGDLDEEVYMKVPPGLSVQSPSSASSPVLACKLHKSLYGLRQASRQWYAKLSTALQSKGFKPNLNDYSMFTKSLSGCLTVVVVYVDDILVAGDSIPEIDALKRFLDDQFKIKDLGEIHYFLGLQVLKQPSGFLINQHKFLQDLLSEFHCSDVSPVVSPLDSHTKLSADVGELLFDPSLYRRLVGKLNFLQHTRPDISFSVQHLIQFMAAPHLPHLNAAYHVLRYLAGTPTLGIHLSGSASFTLTGYCDSVWASCADSRRSVSGYILFLGGCPISWKSKKQPTIALSSCEAEYRALRLLVAELIWVVRLLGGLLLMVFSSRPSFPSLEWPPLPA; translated from the exons ATGGGGTCGATTGGTGATCCTCCAACTGTAACTTCTTCTTCCACTGCTTCTTCTACTGTCGAACCATCTCATCCACTGTATTTGTATCATTCCGACTCACCTAGGACAATATTAGTCACCAAATCATTTAATGGTACTGGATATGGAGGTTGGAGGAAAAGTATATTGATAGGACTGTCTTGTAAGAACAAATTGGGCATTATCAATGGGACATTTGCTAAGCCAAATGAGAACTCTCCCCTATATAAAACATGGTGTCGTTGTAATGACATGGTGACTACTTGGATATTGAATAATCTAGAGACAGAAATTAGAGAAAGTGTAATGTACACTAAGTCTGCTCAGAAATTATGGAAGGAAATTGAGCAAAGGTATGGAAAACCACATGGAACCAAGGTGTTTCAGATTAGGAAGGAACTTGCCTCTATTTCTCAAGGAGCCTCCAATATTGCTTCTTATTTCAATCGAATTAAGAAACTATGGGATGAACTAGCTTATTCCATATCATATCCAGAGTGTACCTGCGGATGTAAAGAGGCATTCCAGAAGTTAGAAGAGGAACAAAAGGTACATCAATTTCTTATGGGATTGAATGAGTCTTATTTTGGTGCTCGAAGGAACATCCTGCTCATGAAACTCTTATCTAACATAGATAGTGTTTATGCAATGCTAATCGAGGCTGAGAGTCAAGTGGAGCTTCAGCCTTCTAATTCGACATTTAACTCCGACTCAGCCTCTTTCTTTTCTAGTATTCAGAAGTCCTATCCTATGAGAGTGCATTTTGAGTCTTCTAAGGTGAATTTTGAGTCTTCTAAGAAGGGGAATACTAATATGGTAGGCAGATATTGCAAGAAGCCAGGCCATTCAATTGATAAATGTTATAAGTTGCATGAGTATCCTCCCAATCCCGGGCCTAAATTCAAGAGGACAGTAGCTTGTGCTCAAGTCACAAATCCAACTCTAGCAGTGGCACCTGACAGCCATAGTCGTGAAGGTGCTAAGGCTGTTCCAATTGAGATTGGAGGTAATATTTTGTCAAAAGAGCAATATAAACAACTGGTTTATCTTCTTCAGCTGAGTAAATTGACTTCCACTCCTCAAGACCTGGCTTCTGCCTTTGCTAATTTTGCAGGTTTGCTTGCAACTACTGATTTTAGTAAATGTGCTTTTCCTAAATTAGAAGATAGTCTTTGGATCATTGACTCTGGTGCTACTAATCACATGACCCCTCACAAATCCTTAGTTACCAACATCAAACCTTTTCCCTTACCTTACCTTATAACTCTTTCTAATGGTTATAAGGTTAAG AGCCCTTTTCTAAAGAAGTCTCTGGTTCTTGGTAAACTTCAGAAGTGTAATGGTCTATACATTATGCAAACTAAAGAGTTTGGAAATTTTGTCTTTTTTGCATCTTCCTCTGTAAATACCATACCTGCCAGCATGAATGATATGAATAAGAGCAATTTTCATTTTTATCCCTCTGTACTTACTACTTCTCATTCTATTTTACCTGCTTTTGGTGCTTGTGCTGTCTCTAATTTGTATGTTGATCATGTATTGCATTTGAGACTAGGACTTGTTCCCTTTGCTAAATTGAAACACATTCCTTATCTTTCTG TACCTAAGCCTTACAGAGACAAATTTAAGTCTAGAACTATTCCTGCTGTTTTTATTGGCTATAGTGTTGGTAAGAAAGCCTATAAACTGTTGAATTTGTTTACCTATGCTATCTTTCATTCCAGAGATGTTGTGTTCCATGAACACATCTTTCCCTATtctgattcttcttcttctcatctATTTCCTCCTCCAGTTCCTAGTTCTTCTATTCCTacttctccttctcctcctcctccttcttctcccTCCTCTTCTTCAGCTCCACCTACTTATGATTTCTCTCCTTCTTCCTCATCTTTTCAATCACCTTCTAGTATATCTAGTGGACCTATTTTTTATCCTCCCCTGAGGAGGTCTAGCCGACCTACTCAAACTCCTGTCTATCTCAAGGACTATATATGCACCTCTGTTTCG GAGGCTATGATTAAGGAATTTCAGGCCTTGAAGGCTAACAATACTTGGTCTATTGTACCTCTTCCTTCAGAGAAGAAAGCTATTCCTTGTAAATGGATgtacaaaataaaacaaagggCAGATGGTTCTATTGAGAGGTATAAAGCTAGGTTAGTTATAAGGGGTTATACTCAACAAGAGGGAGTTGATTTCACTGAGACCTTTTCTCCCGTGGTCAAGTTGACTACAGTTAGGTGCTTGTTAACAGtagttattaaaagaaattgggTTGTTTTTCAGTTAGATGTTAACAATATTTTTCTACATGGGGATTTGGATGAGGAGGTGTATATGAAGGTGCCTCCTGGTTTGTCTGTCCAGTCCCCTTCTTCTGCTTCCAGTCCTGTACTTGCTTGTAAACTTCACAAGTCTCTCTATGGGCTTCGACAAGCTTCTAGACAGTGGTATGCCAAGTTATCTACTGCACTTCAATCCAAAGGGTtcaaacccaatttgaatgactATTCTATGTTTACTAAGTCTCTGAGTGGATGCTTAACTGTGGtggttgtttatgttgatgatattcttgtggcTGGTGATAGTATTCCTGAAATAGATGCTCTTAAAAGGTTCTTGGATGACCAGTTCAAAATCAAGGATCTCGGTGAAATACACTACTTTCTTGGCCTTCAGGTTCTCAAACAGCCATCTGGTTTCCTGATTAACCAGCATAAGTTTCTCCAAGATCTCTTATCTGAATTTCATTGTTCTGATGTTAGTCCAGTGGTGTCCCCTCTTGATTCTCATACTAAGTTGTCAGCTGATGTAGGTGAGTTATTATTTGATCCTTCTTTGTATAGACGATTGGTGGGGAAACTGAATTTCTTGCAACACACAAGGCCCGACATTTCCTTTAGTGTTCAGCACCTCATCCAATTCATGGCAGCCCCCCATTTGCCTCATTTGAATGCTGCTTATCATGTTCTTCGATACTTGGCTGGTACTCCTACCTTGGGGATTCATCTGTCTGGTTCTGCTAGCTTCACTCTCACAGGGTACTGTGACTCTGTCTGGGCGAGTTGTGCAGATTCTAGGAGATCCGTCAGTGGTTATATTCTCTTTCTTGGTGGATGCCCTATTTCCTGGAAGTCTAAAAAGCAGCCCACTATTGCCCTATCCTCTTGTGAAGCAGAATACAGGGCTCTTAGGCTATTAGTTGCTGAGCTGATTTGGGTTGTTAGACTACTTGGTGGTTTGCTGTTAATG GTGTTCAGCAGCAGGCCTTCATTTCCAAGCTTGGAATGGCCTCCCCTTCCAGCTTGA